The following are encoded together in the Phaseolus vulgaris cultivar G19833 chromosome 9, P. vulgaris v2.0, whole genome shotgun sequence genome:
- the LOC137823099 gene encoding uncharacterized protein, with product MEVAVLHPHDSLANNPPIHYRTMLPHFPNMKLSNPNPNPKLHRSSRNRKKRADPAPQVGPDPAQHAKSLKHQPPHLIMGQVKILKRGELLTQKTPDSQLPTETAVKEVTSETETVEITPTLPSTEKVEMTPILSSTEKVDGLYAGYSLLVMSPPPNSVPLPAFITNKIAAANCATSELRNILRLDFH from the coding sequence ATGGAAGTTGCCGTTCTTCATCCGCACGATTCTCTCGCAAACAACCCACCTATCCACTACCGAACCATGCTCCCTCACTTTCCCAACATGAAACTCTccaaccctaaccctaaccctaagCTTCATCGGAGTTCCCGAAACCGTAAGAAACGGGCCGATCCAGCCCCCCAAGTAGGCCCTGACCCGGCCCAACACGCCAAGTCTCTGAAGCACCAACCGCCGCATCTTATCATGGGCCAGGTCAAAATCCTGAAACGCGGCGAACTACTCACTCAAAAGACGCCGGATTCACAACTGCCGACGGAAACCGCCGTGAAGGAGGTCACCTCCGAGACGGAGACCGTGGAGATAACTCCGACTTTACCTTCAACGGAGAAAGTGGAGATGACTCCGATTTTATCCTCAACGGAGAAAGTGGATGGTTTGTATGCGGGATACTCGTTGTTGGTGATGTCGCCGCCTCCAAACTCCGTTCCGCTACCGGCTTTTATCACTAATAAGATCGCGGCTGCGAACTGCGCCACGAGTGAATTACGAAACATTTTGCGGCTTGATTTTCATTAA